The sequence below is a genomic window from Aureispira sp. CCB-E.
AAATGCTCAAGACAATGACAAATGGTCATTGGAAAAATGTATCAACTATGCCATTCAAAATAGTTTGCAAGTTCAACAAGCAACTTTAAATCAAAGTCAAGCACAATTGACAAAAAAACAAGCAGTTTGGGCACAAGCTCCCAATATTAGTGCAGGATATCGAAACGGTGTTAATATAGGAAATACGGTCAACCCGACCAATAATGAGTTGATTACAATACCCAACTTCAACTCGGGCTTATCCCTTAATATAAATGGAGTAATTTTCCAAGGACTTCAAATTAGAAATACCATCAAACAAAGTAAGGTAGACTTGGAAGCTGCAGGAAAAGATGTAGAACAAGCCAAAAATGATGTGGCCTTATCGGTTGCTCAATCTTATTTGGCAATTCTGCTAGCGGAAGAAAGCAAAGGTGTTTTTGAAGAGCAAGCCAAAGTAACCAAAGCCCAATATGAGCAAACCATCAAATTAATAGAAGGTGGTGTTTTGGCCGAAAATAGCAAATATGATTTGGAGGCACAGATGGCAAGAGACGAAGAAAATATTGTTATTGCCCAGAATAATATAGATTTGGCGTATGTCAATTTGAAAGTATTGATGAACGTAGATGTTGCAAAAAATATTGCGATAGAAATAGTTGGTGATTTGGATGTGGATGAAACCTTGGAAGAAGCTACCTTGGAAGAGGTTTACGAAGATGCCATTAACAGTCAACCTAATATTTTGGCTTCTAAATTGAGAGAAAAAAGTGCTCTGCTTAATGTGAGTATTGCCAAAGGCGCTTTGTGGCCAACCGTATCTTACTATGCAGGTTTTGGCAGCAATTACTCTACAGCATACAAAAATCCAGTAACAAAAGAGAGTATACCTTATTTTGTTCAATTGGGAATAACGGCCTCAGCGAATGCAGGAATCAATATCTCTATACCTATTTTTCAAGGACTAAGAACTAGAATCGGCATTCAAAGAGCAGAATTAGGAATTAAAATTGCAGAATTGGCAACCACACAATTAGAAGCAACTCTAAAATCTAATATAGAACGTGCGCTAACAGATGTTAGGGCAGCAAAAAAACGATTGGCTGTATCAAGAAAGAGTGTTACAGCTACCCGTTTGTCAGTAGAAAATACGCGCAAACGATATGAGTTGGGAGTTGTGAACTCTTTTGAGTTGACAAGTGTTCAAAATACATTGATTGCTTCAGAATCTAGTGTGCTGCAAGCCAAATATGATTACCTCTTTAAGTTGAAGATTTTAGATTACTATAGAGGTCGAGCAATTACAATTAAACAATAGTTCGTTGAAACCACGCAGTAGCAGCGAAGCTAAACTTTATTAGTTTGATAATCAATAAGTTGTGTATTTGTTGTGTTTTGTGTTATAATTTTGATTATCAAACTAATATAAATGTGATTTTTTATCTTTTTTGGTGAAAAAGTAAAAAATCAACGAACTACTAAATTAAATAAACCACATTTAAAATAATAGTTTGCCAATTCTAAGGTGAGTTATTATAAGGGACACCTTTTATTATTACTTCGTGGGAAAACCGCATTAGCTTGCTTTGTAAAATTGCTTAGTTGGCTGTGTTGCTACTACGTGGTACTTCGTGAGGTCGCAAGTTTATAAAGCAATGACAACAAAAAGAAAGAGCAAGAAAGGCTGGTATATTTTATTAATACTAATTGTTATAGTTGCAGCCGCTACTTATTATAGAATGAAAAATTCAAAAGATGAAGTAGAAAAAGTAGCTGTCGAAGCCGCTCAAAAGCGGACAATTGTAGAAACTGTTTATTCTAGCGGTAAGCTTTTTCCTGCTACAGAGTTAGAAATAACATCCAATGTCTCTGGAACAATCATTGAATTATATGTAGAAGAAGGGGATTTGGTGAAAAAAGGGCAATTGCTGGCAAAAGTAGACCCAGAAGCACTGGTTTCTATTGTCGAACGAGCTGAGGCTGCTACTGATGGTTCTAAAGCTCAATTGGAAGCAGCAAAAGCTCAAAAGAAACAGTTAGAAGCGCAATTTGAGAATACTCGGATTATTTATGAACGCAATAAACAGTTGTACCAAGAAGGGGTTATTTCTAAAGCAGAATTTGAAGCCGCAGAAGCAACATTCAATACCTCAAAAGCGAATATAGAAGCAGCCGTGCAAAATATTTTGGCTGCGGAATTCTCCGTTAAAAGCGCAGAAGCTACGGTAAAAGAGCAAAAGAAAAATTTGTCACAAACTAGAATTTATGCGCCAATCAATGGTGTCGTATCTACATTGTACAAAAAGCAAGGGGAGCAAGTAGTTGGAACTGCTCAAATGGCAGGAACTCCTATTCTTAAAATTGCAAACTTAAAAACAGTAGAAGTACGTGTAGATGTCAATGAACGGGACATCCTAAATACAGCAATTGGTGATAGTGCTGATGTTGAATTGGATGCTTATCCTGATCGCAAATTTTTGGGGGTGGTCACACAAATAGCCAATACTGCTACGGGGTTAAATGCATTGACTTCTACAGCTCAACTAACATCTGATCAGGTAACTAATTTTGAAGTGCGTATTTTGATGTTAGAAGATTCTTATAAGGATTTGGATACACAATCAGATCGCTCGCCATTTAGAGCAGGTTTGTCGGCATCAGCAGAAATAAAAACAAACACAGCAACTAATATTCTATCGGTTCCTGTTGCTGCTGTAACAGCTAGAGAAGAAGAGGAAGAAACTGTACTTCCTAATTCAACCCCAAAAGAGGAAGAGAAAATTAAAGAGTACGTCTTTGTTCAAACGGGAGATTCGGTTACCATGCGTCAAGTAACTACTGGTATTCAAAACGACAACTTTATAGAAATTAAATCTGGTTTAAAGGAAGGCGAAGTTTTGGTAAAAGCTCCCTACGATGCGATTTCTAAGACTTTAGAGGACGGTACCAAAATAGAAGTAGTAGAAGAAAAAGAGTTGTATAAAAAAAGTAGCCAATAGGAATAGCTACGTTATCTGCTAAAAAGTATCCCTGTGACCAGTTGTGTTGCAGGGATACTTTTTTTATTGGCTAGAGTTAAATCATATAATCAATTTAATTGCATTAGAACAAGGGGCTAACTTTTAGGAGTAAGAAGGTAAAAAAAACTTCCTATAATGGAATATAAAATTAATGATTAGCCAAGTCTAGGTTAAATATCTCTAGACATTAGATATCATCGAAGGTTTCATCAATTTAGTAGTTTTTCAAACGACATTTGTGGGGTGTTTTTGTGGTGTACAGAAATTTAACAATTATTCTATCATTTTTTGTTTTTTACTAAGAGAAAGAATGTTAGTTTTGTATGTTTTTTTGTTACCAAAGAATGAAAAAATATAAATCTTAGCCCTGTATTTTGCTGATAGTTAGATGTTTATGATTTTGTTGGTTGTGTGAATTGTGTTAAAATTTAATGCTTTACTAGGTGGATGTGTTAAAATTAATATAAATAAGCAGCTGATAACAAATGAATAAGATAGATACTAAAAATTAATGATTCTAAGACAAATATCTCTATAATCAATAGAAAAAGCATTGTTCTAATTGATATTTAGAGATGAATATTTACCCCATTTTAAATACTAAATATAATATGAAATTTACAACCTTAGTTCTTGTCCTATTACTGCTCAGAGTAATGAACAGTTACGGACAGTTAAATACCTCCGGCTACCGTGTTGATCAGTCTTGTAATGATGTAGAAGTTTGTCAAGGTGCTTCTAATGGAACATACACGATTACAGCAAAAACATCGACTTTAAATAATTTTCAGATTCAATTAGCAATGCCTTTTGGCATTTCTTATGTAGCAGGTTCTGTTAATATAGGAGCAGGAGCATACACCATTTCAGAAGTTAATATTAGTGATTTGCGAAATCCAGTTTTTGCAATTAACAATGGTGCAAGCCCTGCCAACTTATGGGGAGTGGGAGACCAAGTAACATTTACGGTATCTCGAATTGCATCTTGTCCTTCAGTAGCTCATGCATTAGCAGGAAGAGCCTTTAAAGACAGCATAGCAATTTCTTACGAAGACAATAATGTCGTAGAAACAGGGGCAGACAGCGACACTACATATGGTGTTTATAACATTGATTTTGCCTCTTTGAGTATCTTAGCAATCCAAAATGTCAATACAACCTTAAATACCTCAGAAACTAGAAACGTAACTGTTCGTCAAGGAGGAAATAGTTGCATTCAAAGATTTCAGCATTTTGTAGTTGTTGGTAGAGATGTTAGCAATTATCAACTTAGTTTTGGAGCGAATCCATTGACACCTATAGCTACTGTAGCTAATGGAACTAGTACTGCTGATACACTATTCTATGCAATTAATCTTAACAATGCACCGTTTAACGGCGCAGTAGGAAATGGAAACAATTGCTTTGAAAACGGTGAAGATATTCTTTTTTCCGAAACATTCTCAACAACAGCTTGCGAAGAAGTGGTAATTAAGCACCATGCTAGATGGGGGTGTACCAATCTAGAATACTGTCAGACAGCGACGCCACAAGTGGGACCAATAACATTTATCGGTGGAGCTCCAGCACTCTCTTTAGTAGAAGTTGGTGGTGCTACGGCACCTGAGCTGTGTGATACGATAGAACATACCATTCGAATCACCAATACTGCAAGCCCTACCAATCCAGCAGGCGGTTCGATTGCATTTGATGTGGCTATTGTTTTTGGTTTAGGTGCTAATAACGGTCCTTTGGCAACATCAGCAGTAAATACGTTATGGGGAACGAATAGGAATGATACTAGGTACTGGGGCAACTTTAGGATAGGAACCAATACGGTTAGCGATTCTGCTTTGTCGTATTATAACAATAGTGCCAATGATGCTGGTTTTGGAACGGCGTCTTTTTTGATTCAAGATCGATTGACCTTTGATCCTGATGGACCTGGGGGCTTGGAAGATTTAGACAATGATGGATTTTATGATGATTTGGCTCCTGGAGCTTCTTTTGAAATATCGTTCGACTATTGGTTGTCGATTAGAGATAATTGTGGAACTAGCAATTATTATAATTATGTAAGTTGGGAGCATAAATATTTTGATGTTTCTTTTAAAGATCAATGTCAGCAAGATAGAACACCTGTTCGCAGAGACTTGGGATACCGCAATATTATTCGAAACTACCTCAATAGTACTTTTATAGCAACACCATCAGACGTGTTTGATGGGCAAGATTTTGTTGTTGGTATTATGCCTCATTTTTATAACAATGGGTATCAGTGTAGAGGAGAGTCTATGTTTACAGGCTCTCAAGTAAAGTGGTCAATTAGTTTAACGCTACCAAATGGAGTGGATACTTCCAATGCGCTTAGCACAATTGCCAACCTAGATAGTGAATTGTTGCCATACAATCCTACGATTACAAAAGCTGGAAACGTAGTGACGTATACATTGGATCGATATGTATACGACACACTGCATTTTTCACTCAATTTCGATTGTTTGAGCTATACCGATCCTGCTGTCTTAAATATTCCTTATACGACTCATTACTTTTGCGGAACACCTGGAGATACCTGTTTTTATAGAGAAGTACATTGTGGTACTTTATCCAATATGCTAACCCATTGTCCTAGCAATTGTAACGGACCGCTCATTTATTCCTTTGATGCCAGTCGAACTACGCCAGGTTATACCGACAATACTAAAACTGCATTCGTTACTTTAGATCCTGCAATACATAAAACAAAATTTTATAACCCGTACGATACCATGTTGGTGCAAGCCAATGCTATTATTAAAGATACAGCTGTAGGTAGTCTGCTTTTAAATTTAAGCCTAACACCAAGTAGTGGAGGAACTGATTTTCTTACGTTTGTAGGAGGAGAGATTTTGATTAATGATGTATCATCTGGAACAGGATTTCAAAGCTTTGTACTGGATGGAATGCCCGCAAATCTGACAAGTGTAGGAGGACAAAATTATGAATACACCATGGATCTGTCCAAATACAAAGATTCTATTGGTGCGACTTATTTATTTGGAGGAGATGTTGGTTCTAGTATCTATACAACAGATACGGTTTTAGTAAAGGCTCGATTTGTAGTTGGTGAAAATTTTGGAACACAGGTACCACATTCTATTACCCCATTTAGGGCTAAGTTTTCGACGCTATTGAGTAATGGTACGGCAATGGCTTGTGATAGTTTGGGAGATATTGGGCAGTACGAGAAGGTGAGCTTTGGTTGGGGCGCCAATGGAACATATACGTTTAGCCATTGTAACGAAGTAACACCATTGATTTACTTTACACACAGCGCATTTACAGGAGATGATCATCCTAACGAGTATAGACCGCCTTCTCATTGGGACTCTGTTAAATTTGTAATTCCAAATTATAGATATACTGGGACGCAATTTTCATGGTCCAATGCCCCTGGATTTACAATATTACCCAATCGAATTAGTGGTGATACTGTGACAATGTATAGACCTACCACTGGTTATAGTGATCGAGATAAAAGAGGAACGTACTATCCTCCATTTAGAGCCAATATTATGGGGAACTGTGAGACACCAACGCTGCAAACTATGCAGGCTTGGAATTATTACAAGGAGTTTGCTTATCATCCAGACCCTACTGTACATCGAAATAGAGAGAATTATAGAACGGCAACGCTTCGGTTTATTCCACCTACTTGGTCTTTTCAGGCATTGACCCCAACCGTAAATGGTACACAAGATACCGTTTCTTGGGATATTGAGTTGTGTAATACAACAAGTAATGCTGATGTAGATTACAATTGGCTAACGATCCCTGCTCATGCCGATATTAAGGTAGAGGCAATTTATAATATTACAACTGGGGCAGAGGTCGCAATTGCTTATACAGAATCCAACGACTCGATTATCGTAGAGTTGGGCGGTTTAAACCGAAATACGTGCCAAGAATATCGAATCTATGCAACATATACAAATTGTTCGAATCAGGTATTGGCAGTGAATCATGGATGGGATTGTCAAGCTTATCCTTCGGATTATGAGTCGATTACTAGCGCTTGTTATAGATCAATTGATCTATTTTTAGAGCCTCGTGCCTCAGAAGTTCAAGTTAATATTCTTACTCAGCCAGTGACACCACAAGATCTTTGTACCGATACTACCTATATCATTGAAATAAGCAGTGCTCAATTAGCAGACTTAAGAAATCCAATGCTTGATATAAGAGGAGTCACAGGGGTATCTTTTTCGAGAATAGGGGTAGAATATCCTAGAGGTTCTGGAAATATAGAAGTGTTAACACCAACAATAGCGGCTAATTTAGCCAATGTCAACCTTTCGAATCATACGAGGATAGCAGCTAACAACAATAGTATCAAAGGAACGGCCAATGCCGCCATTAATAACGAACGTTTTATTACTGTTTATTTAGACGTACAATTTACATGTGATTTTTCACCCAATTCTTCGATGTCTTTTTCTGTACGAGGAAGCCAACCTTGTGGAAATCCTGCCGTGGGGAATGCAGTGAGGGTAAAAACCAATCAGATCGAAATCAATGGAGCTGTGGCACCATATAACGCATATACAGGAACTACCGTGTCTCCAAGCCCTATTCGAGTACAAGATTGTTCTGCAATGACAACAATTCGAATTCAAACAACAATTATTGGAGATACGACTACTTCTAATGATACAACAGAGGTCTTTTTGCCATTAGGAACCACATACGTTCCTGGCTCTTATAGTTGTAGTAGTAGTGCTTGTCCTAGTGGAATTTCTTTGGATACCACTAATGGAAGACCAAGGCTAGTTTTTCCATACCCATCGGGAATCACATCAGGTACTACATTGGATTACACATTTGGAATAGAGGGATCTACTGGGTTCTGTTCTAACAATGAAGAGTTAGAAGTCAATAGTTACGTTGTTGCTGGGAATATAAATTGTCTAGGCACCCCTTGTGGTCCTGTTAAAATTATTACAGGAGAAGCGGATGAGTTGGCTATTGTCGAAAAACCAGATTTGGCGATTAGTAATTTGACTGGTCGTTCTTTTAGTACAGGCTCGACTCAAACTTATACTGTTTCTCAAGAGATTACCAATAATGGGTTAGATGCTCCAGCGGGGACAGCAGTTAGTTATTATTGTATTGATGGAGCAGGCAATCCTATTGGAGCCTCTATCGGAAATGCCACGATATCAACTCCTAT
It includes:
- a CDS encoding TolC family protein — translated: MRRQILFLFFLLATVQVNAQDNDKWSLEKCINYAIQNSLQVQQATLNQSQAQLTKKQAVWAQAPNISAGYRNGVNIGNTVNPTNNELITIPNFNSGLSLNINGVIFQGLQIRNTIKQSKVDLEAAGKDVEQAKNDVALSVAQSYLAILLAEESKGVFEEQAKVTKAQYEQTIKLIEGGVLAENSKYDLEAQMARDEENIVIAQNNIDLAYVNLKVLMNVDVAKNIAIEIVGDLDVDETLEEATLEEVYEDAINSQPNILASKLREKSALLNVSIAKGALWPTVSYYAGFGSNYSTAYKNPVTKESIPYFVQLGITASANAGINISIPIFQGLRTRIGIQRAELGIKIAELATTQLEATLKSNIERALTDVRAAKKRLAVSRKSVTATRLSVENTRKRYELGVVNSFELTSVQNTLIASESSVLQAKYDYLFKLKILDYYRGRAITIKQ
- a CDS encoding efflux RND transporter periplasmic adaptor subunit, producing the protein MTTKRKSKKGWYILLILIVIVAAATYYRMKNSKDEVEKVAVEAAQKRTIVETVYSSGKLFPATELEITSNVSGTIIELYVEEGDLVKKGQLLAKVDPEALVSIVERAEAATDGSKAQLEAAKAQKKQLEAQFENTRIIYERNKQLYQEGVISKAEFEAAEATFNTSKANIEAAVQNILAAEFSVKSAEATVKEQKKNLSQTRIYAPINGVVSTLYKKQGEQVVGTAQMAGTPILKIANLKTVEVRVDVNERDILNTAIGDSADVELDAYPDRKFLGVVTQIANTATGLNALTSTAQLTSDQVTNFEVRILMLEDSYKDLDTQSDRSPFRAGLSASAEIKTNTATNILSVPVAAVTAREEEEETVLPNSTPKEEEKIKEYVFVQTGDSVTMRQVTTGIQNDNFIEIKSGLKEGEVLVKAPYDAISKTLEDGTKIEVVEEKELYKKSSQ
- a CDS encoding T9SS type A sorting domain-containing protein; the encoded protein is MKFTTLVLVLLLLRVMNSYGQLNTSGYRVDQSCNDVEVCQGASNGTYTITAKTSTLNNFQIQLAMPFGISYVAGSVNIGAGAYTISEVNISDLRNPVFAINNGASPANLWGVGDQVTFTVSRIASCPSVAHALAGRAFKDSIAISYEDNNVVETGADSDTTYGVYNIDFASLSILAIQNVNTTLNTSETRNVTVRQGGNSCIQRFQHFVVVGRDVSNYQLSFGANPLTPIATVANGTSTADTLFYAINLNNAPFNGAVGNGNNCFENGEDILFSETFSTTACEEVVIKHHARWGCTNLEYCQTATPQVGPITFIGGAPALSLVEVGGATAPELCDTIEHTIRITNTASPTNPAGGSIAFDVAIVFGLGANNGPLATSAVNTLWGTNRNDTRYWGNFRIGTNTVSDSALSYYNNSANDAGFGTASFLIQDRLTFDPDGPGGLEDLDNDGFYDDLAPGASFEISFDYWLSIRDNCGTSNYYNYVSWEHKYFDVSFKDQCQQDRTPVRRDLGYRNIIRNYLNSTFIATPSDVFDGQDFVVGIMPHFYNNGYQCRGESMFTGSQVKWSISLTLPNGVDTSNALSTIANLDSELLPYNPTITKAGNVVTYTLDRYVYDTLHFSLNFDCLSYTDPAVLNIPYTTHYFCGTPGDTCFYREVHCGTLSNMLTHCPSNCNGPLIYSFDASRTTPGYTDNTKTAFVTLDPAIHKTKFYNPYDTMLVQANAIIKDTAVGSLLLNLSLTPSSGGTDFLTFVGGEILINDVSSGTGFQSFVLDGMPANLTSVGGQNYEYTMDLSKYKDSIGATYLFGGDVGSSIYTTDTVLVKARFVVGENFGTQVPHSITPFRAKFSTLLSNGTAMACDSLGDIGQYEKVSFGWGANGTYTFSHCNEVTPLIYFTHSAFTGDDHPNEYRPPSHWDSVKFVIPNYRYTGTQFSWSNAPGFTILPNRISGDTVTMYRPTTGYSDRDKRGTYYPPFRANIMGNCETPTLQTMQAWNYYKEFAYHPDPTVHRNRENYRTATLRFIPPTWSFQALTPTVNGTQDTVSWDIELCNTTSNADVDYNWLTIPAHADIKVEAIYNITTGAEVAIAYTESNDSIIVELGGLNRNTCQEYRIYATYTNCSNQVLAVNHGWDCQAYPSDYESITSACYRSIDLFLEPRASEVQVNILTQPVTPQDLCTDTTYIIEISSAQLADLRNPMLDIRGVTGVSFSRIGVEYPRGSGNIEVLTPTIAANLANVNLSNHTRIAANNNSIKGTANAAINNERFITVYLDVQFTCDFSPNSSMSFSVRGSQPCGNPAVGNAVRVKTNQIEINGAVAPYNAYTGTTVSPSPIRVQDCSAMTTIRIQTTIIGDTTTSNDTTEVFLPLGTTYVPGSYSCSSSACPSGISLDTTNGRPRLVFPYPSGITSGTTLDYTFGIEGSTGFCSNNEELEVNSYVVAGNINCLGTPCGPVKIITGEADELAIVEKPDLAISNLTGRSFSTGSTQTYTVSQEITNNGLDAPAGTAVSYYCIDGAGNPIGASIGNATISTPIANGQTIQETTNFVVNSSYPCSNRTGLAAIIRPSNTQCICAESATNYSALLLPVEFMIFEAELIEEQDALLTWKTEDQNKNVRFEVERALSNKSNGLVYEKIATVNGNNTKEYTHTEPNLVSGVHYFRIKTIDIDGTISYSSIKALVVEPKEQVVVIYPNPSQGKVWIDITGKVGSEKMDIEVFNSIGQKVHHRSVDNDSRIKMDLSHLPSGSYVVKVSSPFIHKNIKLTISKS